A genomic window from Planococcus rifietoensis includes:
- a CDS encoding AEC family transporter — protein MIVSEIINVILPVFILLGIGFFVGRFMDIQTKPVSDLCIYVFSPALFFHSVTTSSLDLGDLGRIVLFAVLLFVLFAVLIQLLGIVFGWNLSYRNTMMLASAFPNTGNYGLPIVLFAFGDEGMAIAIIYVVMQSLLMNSAGIFYASNHADVSKKAIFITIIRMPGFIAITIGLVLKIAGIGVPEALGNATGLLGQAAVPVLLTLLGITLASIQIKTVLKFIGTAAVLKLAAFPAIAFVLLAWLYPAGSLEAKVLLISAATPAAATTTLLAMKFNMNPDMVSSAMFVSTLASIVTIPALLLVL, from the coding sequence GTGATTGTCAGTGAAATCATCAATGTCATTTTGCCGGTCTTTATTTTGCTCGGCATCGGGTTTTTCGTCGGCCGGTTCATGGACATCCAGACAAAACCGGTGTCGGATTTGTGCATCTACGTGTTCAGCCCGGCGTTATTTTTCCATTCCGTCACGACCTCCTCGTTGGATTTGGGAGATTTAGGGCGGATCGTGCTGTTTGCGGTGTTGTTGTTCGTCTTGTTTGCGGTGCTGATTCAGCTTCTTGGCATCGTGTTTGGATGGAATCTGTCGTACCGCAACACGATGATGCTCGCGAGCGCGTTTCCGAACACCGGGAATTACGGCTTGCCGATCGTGTTGTTCGCCTTCGGGGACGAGGGGATGGCGATTGCCATTATTTACGTCGTCATGCAATCTTTGCTGATGAATTCGGCTGGCATTTTCTACGCTTCGAATCATGCCGATGTGTCGAAGAAAGCGATTTTCATTACCATCATCCGCATGCCTGGGTTTATTGCCATCACGATCGGGCTGGTTCTGAAAATAGCGGGCATAGGAGTTCCTGAGGCGCTCGGCAATGCGACGGGCTTGCTTGGGCAGGCGGCGGTGCCGGTGCTGTTGACACTGCTCGGAATCACCTTGGCATCGATTCAGATCAAAACCGTACTGAAGTTTATTGGGACCGCGGCTGTGCTGAAATTGGCCGCGTTCCCGGCAATCGCGTTCGTGCTGCTGGCCTGGCTGTATCCGGCAGGGTCGTTGGAAGCGAAGGTGCTGCTGATTTCTGCGGCGACTCCGGCTGCTGCCACGACGACGCTGTTGGCCATGAAATTCAATATGAATCCGGATATGGTGTCGAGTGCGATGTTCGTCAGCACCTTGGCAAGCATCGTTACCATTCCGGCATTACTGCTGGTCTTGTGA
- a CDS encoding 2-hydroxycarboxylate transporter family protein: MKETNKVPPQLPARNLKDKFTIFNMPILWFGVFAAIAIYAMYTENLPAGMIGALLITMVLGELLGWFGNHMPIVRTFLGGGAIVAIFGSAYMVYSGLMPESTTAGITEFMKDGDFLNFYIAALITGSILGMESKILVKAGVRYALPLLAAVAGAVGLAALVGMVLGFSVQEAVLVIAMPIMGGGMGAGAVPMSQVYSEMLGNEPGYYLSILVPALALGNVFAIILASVLNLIGDKYPSLTGNGQLIRNFHYEKKETPSYDLAKMGIGVLAAVSFYILGNLLGDFIPLHPYAIMIVLVALLKVANVMPEIIVEGASQWYEFVARNWTNALLVGIGVAYTDLEAVLNALSIQYVLIVLAVVIGAVIGAGVVGKFMGFYPIEAAITAGLCMANMGGTGDVAVLSAARRMELMPFAQISSRLGGALILLLASVFIPFFI; encoded by the coding sequence ATGAAGGAAACAAATAAGGTTCCGCCGCAGTTGCCGGCGAGAAATTTGAAAGACAAATTCACGATTTTCAATATGCCGATTCTATGGTTCGGGGTTTTCGCAGCGATTGCGATCTATGCGATGTACACCGAAAACTTGCCGGCCGGCATGATCGGCGCCTTGCTCATTACCATGGTGCTTGGTGAATTATTGGGCTGGTTCGGCAATCATATGCCAATCGTCCGCACGTTCCTCGGAGGCGGCGCGATTGTCGCTATTTTCGGATCCGCTTATATGGTCTATAGTGGACTTATGCCTGAAAGCACAACGGCAGGCATTACGGAATTCATGAAAGACGGCGATTTCCTCAACTTCTATATTGCGGCTTTAATTACCGGCAGTATTTTGGGGATGGAATCGAAGATCCTGGTGAAAGCGGGCGTCCGCTATGCCTTGCCATTGCTCGCTGCGGTGGCAGGAGCGGTTGGCCTGGCTGCGTTGGTCGGGATGGTATTGGGCTTTAGCGTCCAGGAAGCGGTGCTCGTCATCGCCATGCCAATCATGGGCGGCGGCATGGGTGCAGGCGCTGTGCCGATGTCTCAAGTTTATTCGGAAATGCTGGGCAATGAACCCGGGTATTACCTGTCGATTTTAGTGCCGGCTTTGGCACTTGGGAATGTCTTCGCCATCATCTTGGCGAGTGTATTGAATTTGATCGGTGATAAATACCCGAGCTTGACGGGGAATGGCCAGCTGATCCGCAATTTCCATTACGAGAAAAAAGAAACGCCGAGCTACGATTTGGCCAAAATGGGAATCGGCGTCTTGGCTGCGGTGTCGTTCTATATTTTAGGGAATTTATTGGGCGATTTTATCCCGCTTCATCCGTACGCGATCATGATCGTTTTGGTGGCATTGCTCAAAGTCGCGAACGTCATGCCGGAAATTATCGTAGAAGGCGCAAGCCAGTGGTATGAATTCGTGGCGCGCAACTGGACCAACGCTTTGCTAGTAGGCATTGGGGTCGCGTATACGGATCTTGAAGCCGTGCTGAATGCCTTGAGCATCCAATACGTGCTCATCGTCTTAGCCGTTGTCATCGGTGCTGTCATCGGTGCCGGCGTCGTCGGGAAATTCATGGGCTTCTACCCGATCGAAGCGGCTATCACAGCAGGGTTGTGTATGGCGAATATGGGCGGAACGGGCGATGTCGCGGTGCTGTCTGCGGCAAGACGCATGGAATTGATGCCATTTGCGCAAATTTCGTCCCGTCTCGGCGGCGCGTTGATCTTATTACTCGCCAGTGTGTTTATCCCGTTTTTCATTTAA